One Phaseolus vulgaris cultivar G19833 chromosome 4, P. vulgaris v2.0, whole genome shotgun sequence DNA window includes the following coding sequences:
- the LOC137836828 gene encoding cytochrome P450 82A4-like yields the protein MDFVLHYLNTTTIALLSLIIFCLFFYNPFKKFQSKEAPTVAGAWPILGHLPLLSGSKTPHRTLGALADKYGPIFTIKIGSKKALIINNWEIAKECFTTIDMVVSSRPKLLASELMGYNHAMFGFAPYGPYWRELRKITTLEILTTRRVEQLQHVRVSELQNWIKQLYNVWCSQKSESGYALVELKQWFSHLSFNMVLQMVVGKRYFGGENLEDEKAQRCVRAMREFMRLFGVFTVGEFVPWLRWFDFGGHEKAMKATAKELDSIIGEELEEHRKRKGLGEKVDEAKDFMDVMISLLDGTTIEGIDADTMIKSTVLAVISGGTDTTNTVLTWALSLILRNPSVLEKVKEELDIHIGKEKCVSESDISKLIYVQAIVKETLRLYPPAPTSGPREFTENCTLRGYNIKKGTRLIINLWKIHTDSNVWEDPLEFKPERFLTTHKDTDIKGHHFELLPFGGGRRICPGVSFGLQMVHFILASLLHSFEIISSSPNPIDMTEIFGLTNTKATPLNILIKPRLSLNCYENN from the exons ATGGATTTTGTTCTACACTACTTGAATACCACTACCATTGCACTTCTTTCTCTAATCATCTTCTGTTTATTCTTCTATAATCCCTTCAAAAAATTTCAATCCAAAGAGGCTCCCACAGTTGCAGGAGCATGGCCAATACTTGGTCACCTTCCACTGTTGAGTGGTTCAAAGACACCCCATAGAACTTTGGGTGCTTTGGCTGACAAATATGGACCCATTTTCACCATCAAAATTGGTTCCAAAAAGGCTCTGATAATCAACAACTGGGAAATAGCAAAGGAATGCTTCACCACAATCGACATGGTTGTTTCTTCTCGCCCCAAGCTTCTCGCCTCTGAACTCATGGGCTACAACCATGCCATGTTTGGCTTTGCACCCTATGGTCCCTATTGGCGCGAGCTACGAAAGATTACAACGTTAGAAATCCTTACTACTCGTCGAGTGGAACAGCTGCAGCATGTTCGTGTCTCGGAACTTCAAAACTGGATCAAACAGTTGTATAATGTTTGGTGCAGCCAAAAGAGTGAATCTGGCTATGCCTTGGTGGAGCTGAAGCAATGGTTTTCTCACCTCTCATTCAACATGGTTCTTCAAATGGTCGTTGGGAAGAGATATTTTGGTGGTGAAAACTTGGAAGATGAGAAGGCACAGAGATGTGTGAGGGCTATGAGGGAGTTCATGCGTCTGTTTGGGGTGTTCACAGTGGGAGAGTTTGTTCCATGGTTGAGATGGTTTGATTTTGGAGGCCATGAGAAGGCAATGAAAGCAACTGCAAAAGAGTTGGATAGTATTATAGGTGAGGAGTTAGAGGAACATAGAAAAAGGAAGGGTTTGGGTGAGAAGGTTGATGAAGCTAAAGATTTCATGGATGTAATGATTTCATTGCTTGATGGAACAACTATTGAAGGGATCGATGCAGATACCATGATCAAATCCACCGTGCTG GCAGTGATATCAGGAGGAACTGACACAACTAATACAGTTCTTACGTGGGCATTATCTTTGATTTTAAGAAATCCTTCTGTGCTAGAAAAAGTAAAAGAGGAACTAGACATTCATATTGGAAAAGAAAAATGCGTAAGTGAGTCCGATATAAGTAAGTTAATATATGTTCAAGCTATAGTCAAAGAAACTTTAAGATTGTATCCTCCTGCTCCTACTTCGGGACCTCGTGAATTCACAGAGAATTGCACTTTAAGAggttataatataaaaaagggAACCCGACTAATCATAAATCTTTGGAAGATTCATACAGATAGTAATGTTTGGGAAGATCCTTTAGAGTTCAAACCAGAAAGGTTTCTTACAACTCATAAAGATACTGACATCAAAGGCCATCATTTCGAGTTATTACCATTTGGGGGTGGTAGAAGAATTTGTCCAGGAGTATCCTTTGGCCTTCAAATGGTGCATTTCATTCTTGCTAGTCTTTTGCATTCTTTTGAAATTATAAGTTCATCACCAAATCCTATTGATATGACTGAAATCTTTGGATTAACCAACACCAAAGCCACTCCACTTAATATTCTTATTAAACCACGCCTATCTCTTaattgttatgaaaacaactaA